The DNA window GACGCTTCTTTCTCCCGCGCTCACGGTGGGAGCACGGATGATTTCAACGCGTTCTTCTTCCAGAATCTCGCGCGCTTCCGAGCGTATCTCAATAATCCCGGTCCGTTCGGTCCGACCAGCTCGGCTGCTGACACATCCCTGGCGGTTCGCGGGGCCGCGTGGGCTTTGCTTCGATATGCCGCCGACCAGTATTCGGGCGGCGACGTTAAAGCCTTCACGAAAAGACTCGCTGGAGGTCCCGACGTAGGAGTGGCCAACCTTGTGAAGAACGCCGGAGCATCCTTCGATGCGATCGCCACGGGATGGATGATCGCGAACTACGCCGATAACCTCGGCATCCCTGGCCTGTCCGTGCTCAATACCTATCGCGTTTACGACATGCGAAGCATGATGAGCAGCATCAGCGCGGGTATCTATCCACTCAAGGTGACGACTGTCACTGGGAGCGGCGTCGTGCTGACCGGACTGGAGGCACGCTCGGGCTCAGGGAATTACTTCTTCGCGGAGCGGAACGCCGGCTCGCCGGCGAGGACGTGGCGATTCCTCAACGCGGACGGTGCGACAGCAGCAAGCTTTACCGGCGCTGCCTGGATCATTCTGCGGACGCGTTAGCTCAGCGCGTTCCGACGTAACCTTGTAGCCCGGCCGGCCCGATCTCGAAGAGGGGCCGGCCGATTATTTCCCAGGGACCATTGTCGGCGGGACTGGCGCTTCTCGACTGATTGCCCGGCGCGCTCAGAGCGGCTGAGAAGGGAACCAGGTACTGGTCTCCCGCGGAGGGATTTATCGAGTAGCCCGCGTCCGCCAGAGATTGAACCGTGATGGCGCTGAACGGCATGGGTATTCCCTCAGCTTCGACGAAGCCTGTCATCACCTCGCTCTCGAAGATCGATTCCCGCCAGTGTGAATCGGCCGTGCCGGCCGTGAACGGAAGTCCTTCCACCGCGACGCCGCCGCCGCACGCTCCAGTACCGCCCGCCACGCCGCACGCGGAAATCGCGAGCGGCCCCGTGTAGCGTGGATTGTCGGTTCCGCCGCCAGAAAGAAGAACTCCTCCAGGCCTTCGGCTGTCCGCCCATATGGTGCCGAATCCAACGACATGCAGCATCTCGTGAAGAACGATGTTCGACAAGCGGCCGGTTGAGATCAAACCGTTGACGTCCTCGACGTCGAACTTCATGACCCCGATGGTCGCCAGCCTTGACTGATTGCGGATCACGCAGACTCTCGCTGACGCGAGGACTTTCCCGCTACCGTCGATCGGAGCGACGCTCGCGTAAATGAGAACGTCGTCCACGACCTCGTTCACGATAACGCCGGAAACGCCGCAGGGGCCGATGTCGATGCCGGCCCCACTGCGAAGCAGCGGGATATCCACGTCCGGGATGTCGCCGACGATCGTCGCCCTGATTCGCGCACCGGCTTCGATGAACGCCGAGGCTGCCTCATCCGAGGGCGTCGGTCCGAAAAACCTGACATCCACATTGAAATTGGTCGAGACACTCGACGTCAGAGTCGTGAACAGACCCCCTGCGCTGACAATTGCCGTCTGCGGGACCGCTGTCTTTCCCAAGCGCCAGACGGCTGCGCCCGCCATTCCCGCAGCGTCCGTCACGACGCTGCCCGGTGAGATCGTACCGCCTCCGCCCGTGACAACGAAGGAGACGATAGTCGATGGCACGCCGTTGCCGAACTGATCGTGCACCTGAAAAGAAAGCGGCGCGGGAAGCTCAGCTCCCGCGAAACCGCTCTGCCTGTCGCCACTGACAGCAACCAGTGAAGCAGCCGGACCGGCTACACTGTTGATCGTGATCACGAGCGGCGGGAGATCAGCAACCGTCACTGTGAGAGTATTGGTGCCGGCGACCTTTCCAAGTGTCCACGTGCCGACCGGGGTCGGTACGCCCGCAACCGTTGACGTCGGAGCGTTGACAAGCGTTCCGCCGCCGCCTGTCACAGCGATTGTGATGGGCACGCCTCCGAGGATAGTTCCGTTCGCGTCCTTGACGGAGAACGAAGGCGCCGTCGGAAGTGGCAGTCCCGCAGTTCCGGACAACGCGCCGACAGACGGCGCAATCGAAGCCGGCGGTGGCGGTGCAGTGCTGTCGCTGCATGCGGCGACCAGAACCGCGAGCAGGATTGCTGCGGGAATCCTCATAGCAGCGAATATAGTTAGCGCGAGAGTCCGTCGGTCCAACAAGCTCAGGCCGCGCGTTCCAGCTCGCCTGGTTCAGCTAGCTCGGGCTGAGGGCACCGCGAATAGCAATTTATACGTCACGTAAAGCAGTCATTGGCGTTTCACGGAAAACATCCCG is part of the Gemmatimonadaceae bacterium genome and encodes:
- a CDS encoding leishmanolysin-related zinc metalloendopeptidase, which gives rise to MRIPAAILLAVLVAACSDSTAPPPPASIAPSVGALSGTAGLPLPTAPSFSVKDANGTILGGVPITIAVTGGGGTLVNAPTSTVAGVPTPVGTWTLGKVAGTNTLTVTVADLPPLVITINSVAGPAASLVAVSGDRQSGFAGAELPAPLSFQVHDQFGNGVPSTIVSFVVTGGGGTISPGSVVTDAAGMAGAAVWRLGKTAVPQTAIVSAGGLFTTLTSSVSTNFNVDVRFFGPTPSDEAASAFIEAGARIRATIVGDIPDVDIPLLRSGAGIDIGPCGVSGVIVNEVVDDVLIYASVAPIDGSGKVLASARVCVIRNQSRLATIGVMKFDVEDVNGLISTGRLSNIVLHEMLHVVGFGTIWADSRRPGGVLLSGGGTDNPRYTGPLAISACGVAGGTGACGGGVAVEGLPFTAGTADSHWRESIFESEVMTGFVEAEGIPMPFSAITVQSLADAGYSINPSAGDQYLVPFSAALSAPGNQSRSASPADNGPWEIIGRPLFEIGPAGLQGYVGTR